From a single Pempheris klunzingeri isolate RE-2024b chromosome 2, fPemKlu1.hap1, whole genome shotgun sequence genomic region:
- the LOC139217978 gene encoding THAP domain-containing protein 6-like — protein MPCFCAAIGCSNQRNAKTKEQGITFHRFPKDKVKRRAWAVALRRREFEPSDRSVICSRHFKDEDFDRTGQTTRLREGVIPSVLTFPGKVSPSISQSAPRSSRTSLKAAAESPDVQVKPSGDFENSPSDHQYALDPDKVKRKLTEAQEKVEELQRELRNAKDRERRHKKTVKSLLEDLKHKNMLTEELKQELDLYSDLPV, from the exons ATGCCATGTTTTTGTGCTGCTATTGGCTGCTCGAATCAGAGAAATGCCAAAACCAAGGAACAGGGAATAACATTTCACAG ATTCCCAAAAGATAAAGTTAAAAGACGGGCATGGGCCGTAGCACTGAGGAGACGGGAGTTTGAGCCAAGTGACCGTTCGGTCATCTGCAGCCGTCATTTCAAGGATGAAGACTTTGACAGGACAGGACAAACAACTCGTCTGAGGGAAGGAGTGATCCCGTCAGTTCTGACATTTCCGGGAAAA GTGTCTCCAAGTATCTCCCAGAGTGCCCCCAGGTCAAGCAGGACCTCTCTAAAAGCCGCTGCAGAAAGTCCAGATGTTCAAGTGAAGCCGTCAGGGGACTTTGAGAATTCACCCTCA GATCATCAGTATGCGCTTGACCCAGATAAAGTAAAAAGAAAGTTAACTGAGGCtcaggagaaggtggaggaacTGCAGCGGGAATTAAGAAACGCCAAGGATCGGGAGAGAAGGCATAAGAAGACAGTGAAGTCCCTGCTAGaggatttaaaacacaaaaatatgctAACAGAGGAACTGAAGCAGGAGCTTGACTTATATTCTG